AGAAGTATCCGGGAGGATAGCGCGTGCAAAGGTTGCCGGCGTTATCGACGAGCCCCTTCCCCCTCAAGAGATTCTCGGTCACGGGCTTGTGGTGCGTGAACCAGTCCACCGATTGATTCCGGGATACGGCGTCGGGCAGCATGGCGAGGAAGGCGACCTGAACGATGACCGACGCGATGACCAGGAACGGGACGGAGAGAAGGCGACTTGGTTGCTTCCCTTCCATCTCAAGGCTCCTCAGCGCGCGAATCGGAGCAATGCATCGAATGTCGGCCAGGCGTGTCCATGCTTTCTGAATAAGCGTGGGGCGCCGGCGCCGTCACCAGCCCACTCCGATCAGGTAGGCGAGCTGGTAGTAATCGGCGCTCTCCTCGGCGCCGTCGATCTTGAGGTGGGCGCCCAAGACAATCTTCGCCTCGACGCCGGAGTTCAGCCGCACCCGCGCGCTCTTGGGGGTCTGCCAGAACACGCCTCCCGCGGCGTAAGCGGCCGCGGAGGTCTCTTCGTGATCGACTCCCGTTCTCCGGTCCTTGAGCTCCGCATTGACGACCTCGCCGCCCGCCCCCAGGAAGGGGCGCACCCGCTCTCCGGGACTCCATATTTTCACCACTCCCAGGCTCGCTTCCTGAAGCGTTCCCTTCAGCTCCACCCCGCCCACGTCGCAGAACCAGACGAAGCAAGAGGTCCTCCGCTTTTCACGTTCCGACGCGTGCAGCCCCACCTGAACATGGACCGGCCATCTTCCCGAGCCGAAATCGGCCTGCACCCCCCAGGCCCACTGGTCATCGACCTCCCCCCACGGTTCGCGATCCAGCGTGCGAAGGCCGATCTGAACGTTGACGTTTCCTTCAGCCTGCGCCAGCGCTTCGGCCGGAGCGAGCGCAGCGAAGCCCAGCAAGATCGCCGGAACCCATCTGGTCCTCATCGGTATCTTCGCACCCTCTTCGGTTGGCTGCCCGGCGCGACCGTCGGGTGGGGTGAAAACCCCATGGAGCCGGGGACTCTCCGCGGCTATCGTGGCACCCCGCTTCTTGCAACGAACGCACCGACTCAGGAGGCAAAATGATTCGGTCCCACCCGGCGGCGAGAAAGACGGCTCGGCTCACCCACCGGACGGCCCAGGCAATCCTGGCACTCGTTCTCGTGAGTCCGGCGCCGGCTTTGGCGGCCCACTTGTCCGGCCAGGCTCCCAAACCGGGCGACCTGGCCGTGAGCGCCAACCTCGGATTCGTCCACGCGTTTAACGGCAATTTCGACGGCTTCGAGCCGGTCCTGACCGGGAGCTTCGAATACTACTCCACCGCCCGTACTTCGTGGCGAGGGCTGCTCGGCGTGACCTCCTTCGATGCCGACTCTCCCCCCGGTGCCGACGTCGACTTCAAGTTTCTCAACGCGAATTTCATCTACAACTGGGAGCGGGGCTGGACCCACCCGTACGTCACGGGAGGCCTGGGCCTCTATTTTAAAGATGCCCCCGCCTCCCTGCCTCCGGACGCGGATGACACGGAGCTCGGAGTCAACGTCGGCGGCGGGGTCGATTTGTTCTTCGGGGCCCGTTGGGCTCTCAAGCTCGAAGGGACGCTCCACAGCCTGGCCGGGGCGGAACCGGACACTTTCGTCCTCGGGACCGCAGGAGTCAAGTGGTGGTTCTGAGCGGTCCTGCTTCCGCCTGGCACGCCGTTCGATGGAAACGATTCCCCAGAAAAACCGAAGGCCGCCAAGGTGCAACCCTGGCGGCCTTTGCTTGTTTCCCGCAAGATTAATCGGTTACGGGGTCGGCTCCGAGGCGCTCGCGTGCTGCAAGTCGGCGTGCGCCCTTCCGCAGGCTCGCCCGCAGGTGTGCTGATTGGCACCCTCGAGCGCCAGGCAGCAGGCGCGGCACTCGGTAACCGACGCCAGAGACCTGCAAGCCTCGAATCCTGCAGGGGCCGGCGCCAACCTCTCCAGCAGACCGTTCGCCACCGCGAAGAAGAATGACGATTTCTCGGTCTCGGTGACGGGATCCGATGCGGAGCCCTGGAAATTCACGCCGGCGCGCCGCAATCGGGATATCGCTTCGTCGGCGGTCATCGGCCCGAGACTCTGGGGATCGTCCGAGACGATGGTGATCGCCTTGAGAGCGAACTCCCCGACCGTGACCCGCACGGGGGGCAGCGGCGGAGCCGCTTTGTCCTTGTCTTTGGCGAGCGACGCGGAACCGACGAACAACAGCAATAACAACAGTGAAGGTAAGCACAACTTAGCGTAACGCATGCCTTGCCTCCGAGGGATAGGCATTCGTGTTAATTCGATGCTGTTTAAGTACGGCCTAACCTACGACTCGTCAAGGATAAAAGTGAGCTGCGGCGCGAGATTCTGGAGGTAAAGAGGCCCGAGACGAGATTTCTGTGTAGCCGGAAGCTTATCGCAGATATAGCGCCGGAGGAATGTCAAAGTCACATTTCGAGACCAATTTGTTCTATTGGAGCTCTGATGCTCCTCAGTTTTTTTCTTTGGTGCGCTTGATTACGAAGGCTCGGGAGGAAGAGGATTGGTGACGTCCAAAACTAGACTCCATTTGCCGGTATGGTCGCGTTTCCAGACGCGCATGTAAAAGCCCCTTTCAGGGGGGGATGCCGGCGAATGGAGCTCGTACTTGCCGTAGGTGTAACCGAGATCGCCGGATTTGGCCGTTTCCGCATGCAGCGTCTCCCACGACCCGCTGCGGGCTTGGGATGCGAGGAATTCGACAATCCCGGATCGAGCGGTCAGCGGATCATGGCCGTCGCGATGCAGACGCCCCGAGGGGGCGAGCCATTCACCGTAGGCCCGCGCCAGGTCTTCAGCCGCCTCGCGGCCCATCTTCTCCTCCGCCGCCCGCAAGTCGGGAAGCGGCCCGGAAGTCGCGGGCGGTCCTTCGCGCGGCGCCAGCCGTGTGCGTCCCCGGGAGATCGGTCCGGAGCGGGACGGGATTGAGATTCCGTGATCCAAGGCTACCCGCCAGCTGCCGTCCGGCTGCTTTTTCCAAACGGACGAGTAGTAGCCGTAGTGCAGAGCGTCACCCTTCCCCGATTTGTCGGTCAGGAGCGTAGGCCCCGTCAGCCAGCCCAGATCTCCGGATCGCGAGATGTCCCCGTAAGACGGCTCCCATTCCAGGAGCAGGGACGAAACCGCGGCCGGGGCGGGATGGCCCTGCTGGAACTCACGAAGGTTCACGGGCCCCGGCCTGAAAGCGATTCCGTCGGGCGCGAAGTATTCGTAGAAGGAGGGGCGGATCCCCTTGATGGCGCACGCCCGCGCGAAAGCGCGCTCGGTGGCGGCCATCGCCTGGAAGTCATCCTCCAGCTTGCGGTCGGCGGCCCGAAGCGAGCCGGCGAGGAGGCTGGCGACGATCAGGCATGCGATGCGGCTCGGACCGCGATGGGCTTCGGCGTCCACGATCCCTCGCTCGGCTGGTTTCAGCCTCTCCGGTCGCCCTACATCGGGCTCACGTCGCGGCACTGCTTGCTCGTGAACAGAAGGACCATCATCGCGAGCTTCAGCTTCTCCGTGTCGAATTCTCCGAGACAGGGGGTTCGCAATCCGGCTCTTCCGCGCGCTTCAATGTTCGCGGATTCTGTTCTTCGGACCATGGAGGGTCTTGGACGTTCTTGCTTTTTTCGTTCGGCTCATCCCGCCGGCGTAACATCCGGGCGTCACCCCGACGATCCTCTTGAAACACCGGTTCATATGGCTCTGATCGGTGAATCCGGCCTCCTGAGCGACCCGGCCCGGGGGCAGTTCTTGCGCCAGAAGCTCCCGGGCCTGTCCCACCCGCACCTGCACCAGGTAGGCATGGGGCGGCAGACCCAGATGGCGATGGAATTGCCGGAGCAGGTGAAAAGGACTCATCCGGGCGATGCGCGCAAGATCCTCGAGATGGATCGCTTCCGCGTGATGGGCCTCCAGATAGGAACGCGCCCGCCCGACCGCTTCCGATTCCTGGTTCGACGAAGGGTCAAGGGGGGAGGCCTCGGCGTGGCGCGAGATCAGCGAGCCGAGGGCGTCTCGAATCAGCTCGTCCTGCTCCGCCCCATCCGCCGTGGCGCCCGAGCGTGGATGGACGTGGACGAGCTTGCTTGCCAGCCACGGGTCATGGATCACCGCGCCGGGGAAGCCCAGGTCCCGGGCGAGGCTCATCATCAGAGCGGTTTCCGGATAGAGCGCGAGGAGGGCCGCCTTCCGGACGCCCGGAGGAATGATTCCGACGTCCGCCCTCGACAGCAGGTAGCGCTCGCCGCCGCAGAGAAGCTCGTGGGCGCCTCGCTCGTTGAGGGCAATCACGAAAGTCTCGTGGAAATGCGGCGGGAAGGACTGCCGGACGTAAGTGGCTCGCATCAGAGACAAAGGCCATTGCCGTCCGGCGGGCCAGGTCCTCGAGGAGCCGCCGGCCGGGACGGGAAGGCCGGCGATTTCGGGGTCGAGCCTTTCGGCTTCCTTCATACGCCTTCATCCCGCGTGGAGGTCAATCGCCTCCCCAGGATGTGGGCCGCCGCCGTGGCTTTGTCAACCCGGGACGGCAACGGCGGCGCTGCGTCCACCCCGCATGCCGTCCCGCTCAGCGCGGCGGGACCTCGGGTGCGCCGGTGTCGGCCTTTCCTCGCCTCAGCTCCTCGCGGGCCCGTTTCGCGAGCTTGCCGTAATTGGCCCTTATACGCTCCAAATCGGCGTCCTCCAGCTCCTCCAAATCCAGCACGGCGTTGTGGGCCCCCTCCAAAGCGCGAATCAACTCATCGAGTTTCACCTGGATCGCTTCAGAGTCTCGATTCTGCGTGTTCTGGATCAGAAAGACCATCAGGAAGGTCACGATCGTCGTTCCCGTGTTGATGACCAACTGCCAAGTATCGCTGAAGTGGAATAGGGGGCCGAGGAGAGCCCATCCAACGACGAGCGCGACCGCCGCGCCGAAGGCGGCGGGCTTCCCGGCCGCCCGGGCCGTGCCTTTCGCAAAACGGGTGAACCATGGCTTCCGTTGGGGTTCAGTATCTTTGCGCACCGTCTTCTTATGCTCCCCGGTCAAGTCAGGTGGTTTCGATCCGACGATCATCGTCCCTGGACGTGCGAAGTCCCGGCCAGCCTACGGCACAAGCCTTGCACCGCTGTCGGACGGTTTCGTTTTTCTTGCGCCACCGACCAACTCTCGCAGGAGACTTGAATGAAGAAGCTGCTCATCATCGCCGTCGCTTTGCTGCCGTTGCTGTCTCTTCCCGCGCTTTCCGCCAAGTCGAGCCCGCCGCCGCGGATCCTCTCCTTCGACCACATGTACGCCGTGGACGGGCCGTTCCTGGGCGACGCCCATTCGATCCGGGGCGTCGCGGGGGATGAGCTGCCCTGGACCATCGAGCGTTCCGCCAAGGGAAGTCTCGACACGAATGGCCGCCTGCGGATCCAGGTCCGGGGACTCGTTTTCACGGACGATCCCGAAGTGCCCCCCGAGAACCGCGGCAAGAACGACGAGACGACTTTCCGGGGCCTCGTCAGCTGCGTCACCGAAGTCAGCGACACGGAGGTCGGAATGGCCAACGTCATGACGGAGGGTTTCCCGGCCACTCCCGAGGGGAACTCCACGATCGACGCGTTCATCACCCTGCCGAATCCCTGCGTCGCCCCTATCATCTTCATCATGGCGGGCAGCGAAGACAAGTGGTTCGCGGTGACCGGGTTCGAGTCGGGGGAATAGCCCGGGCTCTTACGCCGAAACCCGGGTGGGATGGCGTGACTGGACGGATTCAACCCGTCATCTGCGGCGACGACCTGCCTCGCAGCAGGAAAGTCAGGACGAAGCCCGCCATGAAGCCGCCGATGTGGGCCATGTAAGCCACCCCACCCTGGTTTCCGGTGTCGGACAGCGAGCCGATGCCGCTAAAAAGCTGCAGGACGATCCACAAACCGATGACGACAATCGCCGGAGCCTGAATCACCTGCTGGTACTGGAGGACGCGGATTCTCCCGTGCGGAAACAGGAGGATGTAGGCTCCCAGCACTCCGGCGATCGCGCCCGAAGCCCCCACGTTCGGTATCGTCGAGCTCTGGTTGAAGGCCATCTGCGCGAACGTCGCGGCGAGCCCGC
This sequence is a window from Candidatus Polarisedimenticolia bacterium. Protein-coding genes within it:
- a CDS encoding rhomboid family intramembrane serine protease is translated as MFPIGDDDSSRRTVPFVTYALVALNLLFFFIELNGGEAFIARWAFIPRRFLANPGADFTTLFTSMFMHAGWLHLGGNMLYLWIFGDNVEDRFGHLKFLVFYLLCGLAATFAQMAFNQSSTIPNVGASGAIAGVLGAYILLFPHGRIRVLQYQQVIQAPAIVVIGLWIVLQLFSGIGSLSDTGNQGGVAYMAHIGGFMAGFVLTFLLRGRSSPQMTG
- a CDS encoding low affinity iron permease family protein, translating into MRKDTEPQRKPWFTRFAKGTARAAGKPAAFGAAVALVVGWALLGPLFHFSDTWQLVINTGTTIVTFLMVFLIQNTQNRDSEAIQVKLDELIRALEGAHNAVLDLEELEDADLERIRANYGKLAKRAREELRRGKADTGAPEVPPR
- a CDS encoding DUF4440 domain-containing protein, with the protein product MDAEAHRGPSRIACLIVASLLAGSLRAADRKLEDDFQAMAATERAFARACAIKGIRPSFYEYFAPDGIAFRPGPVNLREFQQGHPAPAAVSSLLLEWEPSYGDISRSGDLGWLTGPTLLTDKSGKGDALHYGYYSSVWKKQPDGSWRVALDHGISIPSRSGPISRGRTRLAPREGPPATSGPLPDLRAAEEKMGREAAEDLARAYGEWLAPSGRLHRDGHDPLTARSGIVEFLASQARSGSWETLHAETAKSGDLGYTYGKYELHSPASPPERGFYMRVWKRDHTGKWSLVLDVTNPLPPEPS
- a CDS encoding outer membrane beta-barrel protein, coding for MIRSHPAARKTARLTHRTAQAILALVLVSPAPALAAHLSGQAPKPGDLAVSANLGFVHAFNGNFDGFEPVLTGSFEYYSTARTSWRGLLGVTSFDADSPPGADVDFKFLNANFIYNWERGWTHPYVTGGLGLYFKDAPASLPPDADDTELGVNVGGGVDLFFGARWALKLEGTLHSLAGAEPDTFVLGTAGVKWWF
- a CDS encoding AraC family transcriptional regulator, which produces MKEAERLDPEIAGLPVPAGGSSRTWPAGRQWPLSLMRATYVRQSFPPHFHETFVIALNERGAHELLCGGERYLLSRADVGIIPPGVRKAALLALYPETALMMSLARDLGFPGAVIHDPWLASKLVHVHPRSGATADGAEQDELIRDALGSLISRHAEASPLDPSSNQESEAVGRARSYLEAHHAEAIHLEDLARIARMSPFHLLRQFHRHLGLPPHAYLVQVRVGQARELLAQELPPGRVAQEAGFTDQSHMNRCFKRIVGVTPGCYAGGMSRTKKARTSKTLHGPKNRIREH